The following proteins are co-located in the Desulfurellaceae bacterium genome:
- the folE gene encoding GTP cyclohydrolase I FolE, protein MSNPRVTALKDSPQPEAAAQNTSPASTGGLEDTIRKILEHMGEDPDREGLVRTPYRVARAFEYLAKGYAQDPRAVIGQAIFTEEDYQEMVVVRDIDFYSLCEHHILPFFGRANVAYIPKHHIVGLSKIPRLVEVFSRRLQVQERLTTQIANTLMEELDPLGVGVIIRAEHLCMRMRGVEKQNSLVTTSAMLGAFRSQQATREEFMTLVNGQR, encoded by the coding sequence ATGAGCAATCCGCGTGTGACCGCACTCAAAGACAGTCCCCAGCCCGAGGCCGCAGCGCAGAACACCTCCCCGGCCTCGACCGGCGGCCTCGAAGACACGATTCGCAAGATTCTCGAACACATGGGCGAAGACCCCGACCGGGAGGGACTGGTCAGAACGCCCTACCGGGTCGCCCGCGCCTTTGAATACCTGGCCAAGGGCTACGCCCAGGATCCCAGAGCGGTCATCGGCCAGGCGATTTTCACCGAGGAAGACTATCAGGAAATGGTCGTGGTCAGGGACATTGATTTCTACTCGCTGTGCGAGCATCACATCCTGCCCTTTTTCGGTCGGGCCAACGTGGCCTATATTCCGAAACACCACATTGTCGGGTTGAGCAAAATACCGCGCCTGGTCGAGGTGTTCTCCCGCCGTTTGCAGGTCCAGGAACGGCTGACGACCCAGATCGCCAACACCCTCATGGAAGAGCTGGATCCCCTGGGGGTGGGGGTGATTATCCGCGCCGAACATCTGTGCATGCGCATGCGCGGGGTCGAGAAACAAAACTCCCTTGTCACCACCAGTGCGATGCTGGGCGCCTTCCGCAGTCAGCAGGCGACCCGCGAAGAGTTCATGACCCTGGTCAACGGTCAGCGCTGA
- a CDS encoding TolC family protein, protein MPDQSVRPTHALPRLLCLLICALCLDRQAGLQAAESAVVETVSATAEQISIALSAPASFRQASLKADPSHHRPYRCYVDIAPARLGERVLSSLNIRQGEVQRVRVAQFRPDTARVVLDLAAERACQVRVLTKPYRLVVRVARTEPVSSASPIRLAAVAEVSITDAPPFRVVSASDSQPGVTVSSGSPAAPPPAPEPAPTLEPTPPATPEPAPQSAPEPEPELDLGPATAAEPQQGPLIPLAEAYRLAVQNEERIKIASHELGKARLLPWRALTHLTPRADIQGTYSRNKDEISFVSDNILPEGAASFFSTGSAIRPLERWTGIFRITQPILEPAFFASRQLGKASVRESAERYEFTIREVLFGVARAYYGALRSQAQMQIVRDTLGLTQDELRQAQVRFRVGEVTKTDVLRAEVAVEQARRQLVMDHNRLRLAFTTLARAIGVPEPLGVAQPEPVAYSPVPYDRLLDQAYSQRQDFRAQEIGVEIATQRKNLVIARYAPRVNARWDFPRLDAETFAERDKFWTLFLNFEVPLFDGGARELDLLEENERLAQAQLRVDQLRKEIQVEVRGALLTVETLGSTLQTLEKEVSLAQENYTITSKQYRVGLSTSLDVNTALNALNQVRTQLTDQTYAYQIALLRLQQTTGVFAADSMPQR, encoded by the coding sequence ATGCCAGACCAGAGCGTCCGCCCGACCCATGCCTTGCCCCGTCTCCTGTGCCTGTTGATCTGTGCGCTGTGTCTGGACCGACAAGCGGGTCTCCAGGCTGCCGAAAGCGCGGTCGTTGAGACCGTATCGGCCACGGCCGAGCAGATCTCTATCGCCCTGTCCGCCCCGGCCAGCTTTCGACAGGCGAGTCTCAAGGCCGACCCGAGCCATCACCGGCCGTACCGCTGCTATGTGGATATTGCCCCGGCCAGGCTGGGCGAGCGTGTCCTGTCAAGCCTGAACATCCGACAGGGGGAGGTCCAGCGTGTTCGGGTCGCCCAGTTCCGTCCGGATACCGCCCGGGTAGTACTCGACCTGGCCGCCGAGCGCGCGTGCCAGGTCCGCGTCCTCACCAAGCCGTACCGGCTCGTTGTGCGAGTCGCAAGAACCGAGCCCGTATCATCAGCATCGCCTATCCGGTTGGCGGCCGTTGCCGAGGTGTCGATCACCGATGCTCCGCCGTTTCGCGTCGTGAGCGCGTCCGATTCGCAACCCGGCGTGACGGTCTCGTCCGGCTCGCCGGCCGCACCGCCACCCGCCCCAGAGCCTGCTCCGACGCTAGAGCCCACCCCACCGGCCACTCCCGAGCCCGCACCACAGTCCGCTCCAGAGCCTGAGCCGGAGTTGGACCTTGGGCCAGCGACCGCTGCGGAGCCTCAACAAGGCCCGCTCATTCCCCTGGCCGAAGCCTACCGTTTAGCCGTACAGAATGAGGAGCGGATCAAGATCGCCAGCCATGAACTGGGCAAAGCCCGCCTGCTGCCGTGGCGCGCCCTGACCCATCTCACGCCCCGGGCCGATATTCAGGGCACGTATAGCCGGAATAAGGACGAGATCTCGTTTGTGTCGGATAACATTCTGCCGGAGGGAGCCGCCAGTTTCTTTTCGACCGGTTCTGCCATTCGCCCGCTGGAGCGCTGGACAGGGATCTTTCGGATCACCCAGCCCATATTAGAGCCGGCTTTTTTTGCCTCCCGCCAGCTGGGCAAGGCATCCGTTCGAGAGAGTGCCGAACGCTATGAGTTCACCATCCGGGAGGTCTTGTTCGGCGTTGCCCGGGCCTACTACGGCGCGCTGCGCTCCCAAGCCCAGATGCAGATCGTCCGAGACACCCTGGGCCTGACTCAAGACGAACTCCGTCAGGCCCAGGTCCGGTTTCGAGTCGGCGAAGTCACCAAGACCGACGTGCTGCGGGCCGAGGTCGCGGTTGAGCAGGCGCGCCGCCAGCTGGTGATGGACCACAACCGTTTGCGGCTGGCCTTCACGACCTTGGCCAGGGCGATTGGCGTCCCCGAGCCGCTCGGCGTCGCCCAGCCCGAGCCGGTTGCCTACAGCCCGGTGCCCTACGACCGGCTGCTGGACCAGGCCTACAGCCAGCGCCAGGATTTCCGTGCCCAGGAGATCGGGGTAGAAATTGCCACGCAGCGCAAGAATCTGGTCATCGCCCGCTATGCGCCACGGGTGAATGCCCGGTGGGATTTCCCTCGGCTGGACGCCGAGACCTTTGCCGAGCGGGACAAGTTCTGGACCCTGTTTCTGAACTTCGAGGTGCCGCTGTTTGATGGGGGGGCGCGGGAGTTGGACCTGCTGGAAGAAAACGAGCGGCTGGCTCAGGCCCAGCTGCGCGTCGATCAGTTGCGCAAGGAAATCCAGGTCGAGGTCAGAGGCGCCCTGCTGACCGTCGAAACGCTCGGCTCGACGCTCCAGACCCTGGAAAAAGAGGTCAGTCTGGCCCAGGAGAACTACACCATCACCTCAAAACAGTACCGCGTCGGCCTGTCCACCAGCCTGGATGTCAACACCGCCCTGAACGCTCTGAATCAGGTTCGCACCCAGCTGACCGATCAGACCTACGCGTACCAGATTGCCCTGCTGCGTCTCCAGCAGACGACCGGCGTGTTTGCCGCCGACTCTATGCCTCAGCGCTGA